In a single window of the Veillonella sp. genome:
- a CDS encoding molybdopterin-binding protein produces MKLSARNQLKGTIVEIQEGAVNAIVKINVGNDNIITADITVQSVKELGLTVGKEVYAVIKATNVMVGVE; encoded by the coding sequence ATGAAATTAAGCGCAAGAAACCAATTAAAAGGTACTATCGTAGAAATTCAAGAAGGTGCCGTAAATGCAATTGTGAAAATTAATGTAGGTAACGATAATATCATTACTGCTGACATTACAGTTCAATCTGTTAAAGAATTGGGCTTAACAGTAGGCAAAGAAGTATATGCTGTTATCAAGGCTACTAACGTAATGGTTGGTGTAGAATAA
- a CDS encoding PepSY-associated TM helix domain-containing protein — protein MSKIYKIHKWLSIISVVFFLMFCITGLILMFRTELNAWAQGGTHNTSSSMAMSQQEMSIFNYADEGASLVKQTYPSKDILNISPAMGAGHILRYRIIDSAATIAPPARMGMGGDYALYNPNTKALITTHHETSAHPWVRSILHTLHQLHTRLDLGKTGIYIVTILSFLCALSIISGIFLYGPFRKSFAKSAVLSNHMKLSSLHREFAMVATVWGFILCITGVWIGGFFIANDSYNADVLHTAKQELSVGQSDILQPSEAISRIMKAYPDRQLISIDYPSKFNNYHYAFYLGAENDDDPAMFLGQPVYANLYTDSTKDMYSTKNIPWYFMGMTTMINLHIHNHNTMALKILWAIWDIVLIVGIVTGIIMTIKKKFGRASATESKVSAEIKHVWRTPICCGTLVLLGFIMPLWSNPVINTIAGICLTIPLVVFFISLIRGFNH, from the coding sequence ATGTCAAAGATTTATAAAATCCATAAATGGTTATCTATAATATCTGTAGTGTTTTTCTTAATGTTTTGTATTACTGGGCTTATCCTTATGTTTAGGACTGAGTTAAATGCATGGGCTCAAGGAGGAACACACAATACTTCATCATCTATGGCTATGAGTCAACAAGAAATGTCAATTTTTAATTATGCTGATGAAGGAGCTTCATTAGTTAAGCAAACCTATCCATCTAAGGATATTTTAAATATTTCTCCTGCTATGGGGGCTGGACATATTTTACGTTATCGTATTATTGATTCAGCTGCTACCATAGCTCCTCCAGCACGTATGGGAATGGGTGGTGACTATGCATTATATAATCCTAATACGAAAGCTCTCATTACTACGCATCATGAAACATCTGCTCATCCTTGGGTGCGCAGTATATTACATACTCTTCATCAACTACATACGCGATTAGATCTCGGAAAAACTGGGATTTATATTGTAACAATTTTATCTTTTTTATGTGCTTTATCGATTATTTCTGGTATTTTCTTATATGGTCCATTTCGTAAAAGTTTTGCAAAATCTGCAGTATTGTCAAATCATATGAAATTAAGTTCATTGCATCGAGAGTTTGCAATGGTTGCTACTGTATGGGGATTTATCTTATGTATTACAGGTGTATGGATAGGTGGATTTTTTATTGCTAATGACAGCTATAATGCAGATGTACTACACACTGCAAAGCAAGAACTTTCAGTTGGTCAATCTGACATTTTACAACCATCTGAAGCTATCTCTCGAATTATGAAAGCATACCCAGATCGTCAGCTTATATCTATAGATTATCCATCTAAATTTAATAATTATCATTATGCATTTTATTTAGGTGCTGAAAATGATGATGATCCAGCTATGTTCTTGGGCCAACCAGTCTATGCTAATTTATATACTGATTCTACTAAGGATATGTATTCTACAAAAAATATCCCCTGGTATTTTATGGGCATGACTACAATGATTAATCTCCATATTCATAATCATAATACGATGGCTCTTAAAATATTATGGGCCATCTGGGATATTGTTCTTATTGTAGGCATTGTGACTGGTATTATTATGACTATTAAAAAGAAATTTGGCAGAGCTAGTGCTACAGAATCTAAAGTATCGGCTGAGATAAAACATGTTTGGCGTACACCAATCTGTTGTGGTACCTTAGTATTACTTGGATTTATTATGCCTCTTTGGTCCAATCCAGTTATAAATACTATAGCAGGTATTTGTTTAACTATTCCTCTAGTTGTATTTTTTATTTCTTTAATTAGAGGATTTAATCATTAA
- the nhaA gene encoding Na+/H+ antiporter NhaA encodes MNHMKAFIQSESSGGIMLLLAAILGVITANSPLSEQYFSLMHVYLGPMDILEWVNDGLMALFFLYVGLEIKSEMISGELNTNSKRLLPVLAAFAGVVTPALVYFLIAGSVHEYTHGWGIPTATDIAFAIGVIMMLGKRVSQAMKAFLSALAVIDDLIAIIVIAIFYGAGVDFPYLIGAAIVTGALWYTNKQGYVRPVLYGVLGGVLWYFVLKSGVHATIAGVVLAMTIPATGKLDGETVYPMLKWADKLKNWVNFLIIPLFSFLNAGVSFADVSADHLFHPVVLGVSLGLILGKQFGIFSAVFVLVKSKIIKMPTNTTWPEVYGTAIVCGIGFTMSLFVATLAFPPGVTQEMSKIGIFIGSIISGLLGAIVLIVAYKIRSIKNK; translated from the coding sequence ATGAATCATATGAAGGCATTTATTCAGTCTGAATCATCTGGCGGTATTATGCTCTTACTTGCCGCTATTCTTGGTGTTATTACAGCAAATTCTCCACTATCAGAACAGTATTTTTCCTTGATGCACGTATATTTGGGGCCTATGGATATACTGGAATGGGTAAATGATGGGTTAATGGCTCTTTTCTTTTTATATGTGGGGTTAGAGATCAAATCTGAAATGATTTCTGGTGAGCTAAATACAAACTCAAAACGACTGCTTCCTGTTTTAGCTGCTTTTGCAGGCGTTGTGACACCAGCTTTAGTGTATTTCTTAATTGCTGGTTCTGTCCATGAGTATACTCATGGTTGGGGGATTCCAACAGCTACTGATATTGCATTTGCCATAGGTGTTATTATGATGCTTGGTAAACGTGTATCACAAGCTATGAAAGCATTTCTTTCTGCATTGGCGGTTATAGATGATTTAATCGCTATTATTGTTATAGCTATCTTTTATGGTGCTGGTGTTGATTTCCCATACTTGATTGGTGCTGCTATCGTTACAGGTGCATTGTGGTATACTAATAAACAGGGATATGTTAGACCTGTATTATATGGTGTATTAGGTGGAGTTCTCTGGTACTTTGTATTAAAGTCTGGTGTTCATGCCACTATCGCTGGTGTTGTGTTAGCTATGACTATTCCTGCAACAGGTAAACTTGATGGTGAAACAGTATATCCTATGCTTAAATGGGCTGATAAACTGAAAAATTGGGTTAATTTTTTGATTATTCCTTTGTTTAGTTTCTTAAATGCTGGTGTATCCTTTGCTGATGTTTCAGCTGATCACCTATTCCATCCTGTTGTACTAGGCGTTTCATTAGGTCTTATTTTAGGTAAACAGTTTGGTATTTTTTCTGCTGTTTTCGTTTTAGTTAAATCTAAAATTATCAAGATGCCTACTAATACAACATGGCCAGAGGTTTATGGTACAGCCATTGTTTGTGGTATTGGTTTTACTATGAGCTTATTTGTGGCTACATTGGCATTTCCACCTGGTGTAACTCAAGAAATGTCTAAAATTGGTATCTTTATAGGATCTATTATTTCTGGTTTATTAGGTGCTATAGTTTTAATTGTGGCTTACAAAATAAGATCTATTAAGAACAAATAA
- the nhaA gene encoding Na+/H+ antiporter NhaA — protein MERIFVFLRSPGSATAVLLGATLIALIVANSPLATQYMSLVNLKLGPLTTMEWVNDALMAIFFLFVGLEVKRELVSGELNTNAKRIMPGIAALFGVLVPAIIYYLMAGFSEVYVHGWAIPTATDIAFAIGVITALGSRVPNSMKVFLTALAVIDDLIAIIVIAIFYAANLNLFYLFGAVVVTGLLIYCNRSGYVRSLSYIILGIILWYCILRSGLHATMAGVILAMTIPERGKIGRKYVRPMQHWEHYLSNWVSFVIVPIFAFFNAGVSLGGFGVADLTHPVVLGVALGLILGKQIGIFGAMFGMIKLGIVPMPAEANWKFIYGTSIVCGIGFTMSIFVSVLAFDPGHAQEMAKGGVLIGSIISAIIGYIYLRIVGANRKECHIGLYHNC, from the coding sequence ATGGAACGGATATTTGTATTTTTACGTTCTCCTGGTTCGGCTACTGCCGTTTTACTAGGAGCTACACTTATTGCATTAATCGTAGCGAATTCTCCATTGGCAACACAATATATGTCTCTGGTTAATTTAAAACTAGGTCCATTAACAACGATGGAGTGGGTTAATGATGCATTAATGGCGATTTTTTTCCTCTTTGTTGGATTAGAAGTAAAACGTGAATTGGTAAGTGGCGAACTTAATACGAATGCTAAGCGTATCATGCCAGGTATTGCTGCATTATTTGGTGTATTAGTACCTGCTATTATTTACTATCTTATGGCTGGATTTAGTGAAGTTTACGTTCATGGATGGGCTATTCCTACTGCGACAGATATTGCTTTTGCTATAGGTGTAATAACTGCATTAGGCTCAAGAGTTCCTAACTCTATGAAAGTATTTTTGACAGCCTTAGCTGTTATTGATGACTTAATTGCCATCATTGTTATTGCTATATTCTACGCAGCAAATCTTAATCTTTTTTATTTATTCGGTGCTGTAGTTGTAACGGGGTTATTGATTTATTGTAATCGGTCTGGGTACGTTAGATCTTTGTCTTATATCATTCTTGGTATAATTTTATGGTACTGTATTCTTCGTTCTGGTTTACATGCTACAATGGCAGGCGTAATCTTGGCGATGACAATTCCTGAACGGGGCAAGATTGGTCGTAAATATGTTAGACCAATGCAACATTGGGAACATTATTTATCTAACTGGGTAAGCTTTGTTATTGTTCCTATTTTTGCTTTCTTTAATGCCGGTGTAAGTCTTGGTGGATTTGGTGTAGCCGATTTAACACATCCAGTTGTTTTAGGCGTTGCCCTAGGTCTTATTTTAGGGAAACAAATCGGTATCTTTGGTGCCATGTTTGGCATGATTAAGTTAGGTATTGTACCTATGCCAGCAGAAGCTAACTGGAAATTTATTTATGGTACATCCATTGTATGTGGTATTGGTTTTACTATGAGTATATTTGTTTCCGTTTTAGCTTTTGATCCAGGTCATGCTCAAGAGATGGCTAAGGGTGGGGTATTAATCGGCTCTATTATTTCTGCAATTATAGGTTATATATACTTACGTATAGTTGGTGCTAATCGTAAAGAGTGCCATATTGGTTTGTATCATAACTGCTAA
- a CDS encoding peptidoglycan-binding protein has product MVKKIIIACTLVCMTTMVSSVSLAKTIDKGQRGHHVSKVQTMLKHQGFLHDSVDGIYGHNTEQAVRKFQKSKGLAVDGRVGPATMNALEKLETRYGGHGTALSHDGVPNKYSRVLTMQASAYSAQDPGNGNYTATGSRLKKGIVSVDPKLIPLGTRLYIEGYGYAVADDVGGAIKGHRIDLAYDSRSEALQFGRQTVKVYVL; this is encoded by the coding sequence ATGGTAAAAAAAATAATTATTGCATGTACGCTTGTTTGTATGACTACAATGGTATCTTCTGTATCATTGGCAAAAACGATTGATAAGGGACAACGGGGGCACCATGTAAGTAAGGTGCAAACCATGTTAAAGCATCAAGGGTTTTTGCATGATTCTGTAGATGGCATTTATGGTCATAACACAGAACAGGCCGTACGAAAATTTCAAAAGTCAAAGGGACTCGCTGTCGATGGGCGAGTTGGTCCTGCAACAATGAATGCTTTAGAAAAGTTGGAGACTCGATATGGTGGTCATGGTACAGCATTAAGTCATGATGGTGTGCCGAATAAATACTCTCGAGTATTAACTATGCAGGCTAGTGCTTATTCTGCTCAAGATCCTGGAAATGGAAATTATACGGCTACAGGTAGTCGCTTGAAGAAGGGAATTGTATCTGTAGATCCAAAATTAATTCCATTAGGTACGAGATTATACATTGAAGGATATGGTTATGCTGTAGCCGACGATGTTGGTGGTGCTATTAAAGGTCATAGAATTGATTTAGCCTATGATTCACGTTCTGAAGCATTGCAGTTTGGTCGTCAAACTGTGAAGGTTTACGTTTTATAA
- the purR gene encoding pur operon repressor, with product MDKVRRVERMVAMTKLLVDSPQKLIPLNYFCDFFGMAKSTVSEDLTCVRQSMEHFQLGTLETVAGVAGGVRFIPHRKGTQANDILRDVQARLMEPDRIIPGGFIYMSDILYDWHVMTRLGEIIMTRFMDRNPDYILTVETKGIPLAVMVARAFNKPLVIARRDSKVTEGSAISINYVTGSSGRIQTMTLTKRAIPPNARVLIIDDFMKAGGTAKGLKELVLEMSGVVVGTGVLVATAEPNPKLIDDYESLFTFYGIDENTKKINIEPVFDEE from the coding sequence ATGGATAAAGTACGGCGCGTGGAACGCATGGTGGCAATGACAAAATTGTTAGTTGATTCACCGCAAAAATTGATTCCTTTAAATTATTTCTGTGATTTCTTTGGCATGGCTAAATCTACAGTTAGTGAAGATTTAACCTGTGTTAGACAGTCTATGGAACACTTTCAACTGGGCACATTAGAAACAGTGGCTGGTGTGGCAGGCGGGGTACGTTTTATTCCTCATCGGAAGGGTACTCAAGCAAATGATATTCTACGAGATGTGCAAGCTCGTTTAATGGAACCAGATCGTATTATCCCTGGTGGGTTTATTTATATGTCTGATATCTTGTATGACTGGCATGTAATGACACGTCTTGGGGAAATCATAATGACTCGCTTTATGGACCGCAATCCAGATTATATTTTGACGGTTGAAACGAAGGGGATTCCTTTAGCTGTTATGGTGGCTAGAGCGTTTAATAAACCCCTCGTTATTGCTCGTCGTGATAGTAAAGTAACAGAAGGGTCTGCTATTAGTATTAACTATGTAACTGGCTCCTCTGGTCGTATTCAAACTATGACGCTTACTAAACGTGCTATTCCACCGAATGCTAGGGTCTTAATTATCGATGATTTTATGAAAGCAGGTGGCACTGCAAAAGGTCTTAAAGAACTTGTTTTAGAAATGAGTGGTGTCGTTGTGGGGACCGGTGTTCTTGTAGCAACGGCAGAGCCAAATCCAAAATTAATCGATGATTATGAATCACTATTTACGTTCTATGGTATTGATGAAAATACAAAGAAAATCAACATAGAACCAGTATTTGATGAAGAATAA
- the glmU gene encoding bifunctional UDP-N-acetylglucosamine diphosphorylase/glucosamine-1-phosphate N-acetyltransferase GlmU yields the protein MNIASLILAAGKGTRMKSKLPKVLHKVGGKAMVERVLETVQSIGTNRDVVIVGFGGDAVQNYLGDRAEFVRQEEQNGTGHAVKMAQPVLGDYDGTILLLCGDTPLVTKESLEALLEEHKNSGAAATILTAHMPDPTGYGRIIRNEEGSVVRIVEQKDGKPEELAVQEVNTGMYAFDSKKLWPCLDQLSDDNAQGELYITDVVGILVNGGDKVSAYMTKDFEESLGVNSRLQLAEAESILKHRKNVELMTAGVTIIDPANTYVAPEVTVGADTILHPGTILEGDTVIGERCEIGPHTRLTNVKVGNDTIIHFTYGHDCEVKDGVDVGPYVHLRPNTVLGNKVHVGNFVEVKNSNVGEGTKFPHLSYIGDSDVGSGVNIGCGTITVNYDGKVKHRTTIGDGAFVGCNSNLVAPVTVGNYSYVGAGSTITKNVPDKALAVGRSKQIVKENWVTDDTFKKK from the coding sequence ATGAATATTGCAAGCCTTATTTTAGCTGCTGGTAAGGGCACGCGCATGAAGTCTAAATTGCCAAAGGTATTGCACAAGGTTGGCGGTAAGGCGATGGTAGAGCGCGTTCTTGAAACGGTTCAGTCAATCGGTACAAATCGCGATGTGGTTATCGTAGGCTTTGGCGGTGATGCGGTACAAAATTACTTGGGGGACCGCGCTGAATTTGTTCGTCAAGAAGAGCAAAATGGTACAGGTCATGCTGTAAAAATGGCTCAACCAGTGCTTGGCGATTATGACGGAACTATCTTATTACTTTGTGGCGATACACCACTTGTTACAAAAGAAAGTTTAGAAGCACTATTAGAAGAACATAAAAATTCAGGTGCAGCAGCGACAATTTTAACTGCTCATATGCCAGATCCAACAGGTTATGGCCGTATTATCCGCAATGAAGAAGGTTCTGTAGTTCGCATTGTAGAGCAAAAAGATGGTAAACCGGAGGAATTAGCTGTTCAAGAAGTTAATACAGGCATGTATGCTTTTGATAGTAAAAAATTATGGCCTTGCTTAGATCAATTATCTGATGATAATGCACAAGGTGAATTGTATATCACTGATGTAGTTGGTATTCTTGTAAATGGTGGCGACAAGGTAAGCGCGTATATGACAAAGGACTTTGAAGAGTCTCTAGGCGTAAATTCTCGCTTGCAATTAGCGGAAGCTGAATCTATTTTGAAGCATCGTAAAAATGTTGAATTAATGACAGCTGGTGTTACTATTATTGATCCTGCCAATACTTATGTAGCTCCAGAGGTAACAGTAGGGGCCGATACAATCTTGCACCCTGGTACAATCCTCGAAGGTGATACTGTAATTGGTGAGCGCTGTGAAATTGGTCCACATACTCGTTTAACAAATGTGAAAGTTGGTAATGATACGATTATCCACTTCACTTATGGTCATGACTGTGAAGTAAAAGATGGTGTAGATGTTGGTCCATATGTTCATTTACGTCCAAATACTGTACTAGGCAACAAGGTTCATGTAGGTAACTTCGTAGAGGTGAAAAATTCTAATGTTGGAGAAGGAACTAAGTTCCCACATCTATCTTATATCGGCGATAGTGATGTAGGATCTGGTGTTAATATTGGTTGTGGTACGATTACTGTAAACTACGATGGTAAAGTTAAACATCGTACGACCATTGGCGATGGTGCTTTTGTAGGCTGTAATAGTAACTTAGTAGCTCCTGTAACAGTAGGTAATTATAGCTATGTAGGTGCAGGCTCTACCATTACTAAAAATGTACCAGATAAGGCGTTAGCAGTGGGCCGTAGCAAGCAAATTGTGAAAGAAAATTGGGTAACTGACGATACTTTCAAAAAGAAATAA
- a CDS encoding ribose-phosphate pyrophosphokinase, whose protein sequence is MAFEDGKKLKIFTGNANPALAKEICDYLGLPLGEAFVGRFNNGEVQIMIDESVRGKDVFIIQPTSYPVNDNLMELMVMADALKRASARHITAVVPYYGYARQDRKTRGREPITAKLVANLMQTSGITRLVTIDLHAGQIQGFFDVPVDHLYGASILAKYINEKNLEDVIVVSPDLGGVTRARDLADRIGAPIAIIEKKRPEPGVAKVMNLIGDVKGKNCIIVDDIVDTAGSLVEGAKALEEFGAKSVMAAVTHAVLTDPASERIANSNIKELIVTNTMPLPENCKLDNVTQLSVAPLLGEAIMRIFHEVSVSNLFDK, encoded by the coding sequence ATGGCATTTGAAGACGGCAAAAAACTTAAAATTTTCACAGGTAATGCGAATCCTGCATTGGCAAAGGAAATTTGTGATTATTTAGGTTTGCCTTTAGGTGAAGCATTTGTAGGTCGCTTTAATAATGGCGAAGTACAAATTATGATTGATGAAAGCGTACGTGGCAAAGATGTATTTATCATTCAACCAACTAGCTATCCTGTAAACGATAATTTAATGGAATTAATGGTTATGGCTGATGCGTTAAAACGTGCTTCTGCTCGTCATATTACGGCTGTAGTTCCTTACTACGGTTATGCTCGCCAAGACCGCAAAACTCGTGGCCGTGAACCTATCACAGCAAAATTAGTAGCAAACTTGATGCAAACTTCTGGTATTACACGTCTTGTAACAATTGACTTGCATGCAGGTCAAATTCAAGGCTTCTTCGATGTGCCAGTAGATCATTTATATGGTGCATCCATTTTAGCTAAATATATTAATGAAAAAAATCTTGAAGATGTTATTGTAGTATCTCCAGATCTTGGCGGTGTTACAAGAGCTCGTGATTTGGCTGACCGCATTGGTGCGCCAATTGCAATCATCGAGAAAAAACGCCCTGAACCAGGCGTAGCTAAAGTTATGAACCTCATCGGTGATGTAAAAGGCAAAAACTGTATCATCGTTGATGATATTGTAGATACAGCAGGTTCTCTTGTAGAAGGTGCTAAAGCATTAGAAGAATTTGGTGCTAAATCTGTTATGGCTGCTGTTACCCATGCTGTATTAACAGATCCAGCAAGTGAACGCATTGCAAACTCCAACATTAAAGAGCTTATCGTAACAAACACAATGCCATTACCAGAAAATTGCAAATTAGACAATGTAACGCAACTATCTGTAGCTCCATTATTGGGTGAAGCAATTATGCGTATCTTTCATGAAGTTTCAGTAAGTAATTTATTTGATAAATAA
- the pth gene encoding aminoacyl-tRNA hydrolase, producing the protein MKLVVGLGNPGKQYEATKHNIGFMVIDAIADSVPHTPWKEEQRAEVCSITVDGEKVLLVKPQTFMNASGESVGPLMRYYKIDPSDVYCIYDDMDLPVGKLRIRPNGSSGGHNGIKSLISHIGTENFPRFRVGIGRPLPQWTVIDHVLAPFSEESQEKVQKGIKDTVKAVLGTLEVGIDKGMNQFNPKRRPQR; encoded by the coding sequence TTGAAGTTAGTAGTAGGCCTTGGTAACCCAGGCAAGCAATATGAAGCGACAAAACATAATATTGGATTTATGGTTATCGATGCCATTGCCGATAGCGTACCTCACACGCCTTGGAAAGAGGAACAACGTGCAGAGGTGTGCAGTATTACTGTAGATGGTGAAAAGGTATTGCTTGTAAAGCCTCAAACATTTATGAATGCAAGTGGCGAATCTGTAGGCCCACTAATGCGATACTACAAGATTGATCCATCTGATGTGTATTGTATTTATGATGATATGGATTTACCGGTAGGCAAATTACGTATTCGACCAAATGGTAGTTCTGGTGGGCATAATGGGATTAAATCTTTAATTTCCCATATAGGAACAGAAAATTTTCCCCGTTTTCGCGTAGGTATTGGTCGTCCATTACCACAATGGACTGTCATTGACCACGTGTTAGCACCATTTAGTGAAGAATCACAAGAGAAGGTACAAAAAGGTATCAAGGATACTGTGAAAGCAGTCTTAGGTACTTTAGAGGTGGGCATCGATAAAGGGATGAATCAATTCAATCCTAAGCGTCGTCCGCAACGATAA
- a CDS encoding aminotransferase class I/II-fold pyridoxal phosphate-dependent enzyme → MSNQERMPFVEALESYKKQHFVPFHTPGHKIGVEAPQLLKDWMGPALPYDLGVMYALDDLHEPEGELKEAQDLTAELYGADHCWFSINGTTALIEAMIMGTVGPDETIIIPREAHRSVISGLVLSGAKPVYMDCQFDERWGIPLGVSLDDAVKIMDANPEAKAILLVYPNYYGVGVDIVNIVKEAHKRGMIVLVDEAHGPHLPFSNTLPIEAIAAGADLVAQSTHKTVGSLTQTSWLLGQGERINKRRITQMHQMLQSTSPNYIFLASLDMARHQLATVGEDLVSRTVELSLYLRSELHKISGITTMEYRDIEDRVVNYDCTKVLIDAKELGLTGVAFERMLRDHRIEVELVQAHHILVLITIGDIKESITALIQAVRSISDTVLSTSHESNDTKDENLQNLSKDSALLPEPIVRVTPRNAMYANREQVRLQDALHRIAGETIAYYPPGIPCVAVGEVISESVLQYIENRKALGYVPNGADDMTLETIWVLQE, encoded by the coding sequence ATGAGTAATCAAGAAAGAATGCCTTTTGTAGAGGCCTTAGAATCATATAAAAAACAACATTTTGTGCCTTTTCATACACCAGGCCATAAGATTGGTGTAGAAGCACCTCAACTACTAAAAGACTGGATGGGACCGGCATTACCATATGACCTAGGTGTTATGTATGCCTTAGATGATTTACATGAACCGGAAGGAGAATTAAAAGAGGCTCAGGACTTAACAGCTGAGTTATATGGAGCTGATCATTGTTGGTTCTCCATTAATGGTACTACTGCTTTAATTGAAGCGATGATTATGGGCACTGTAGGTCCTGATGAAACCATTATCATTCCTCGAGAAGCACATCGTTCAGTTATTAGTGGACTTGTGTTATCTGGTGCTAAACCGGTCTATATGGATTGCCAATTCGATGAGCGCTGGGGCATTCCCTTAGGTGTATCGTTGGACGATGCTGTTAAAATCATGGATGCAAATCCAGAAGCTAAGGCGATTCTCTTAGTGTATCCAAATTATTATGGTGTAGGTGTCGATATTGTAAATATTGTGAAAGAAGCGCATAAACGAGGCATGATTGTTCTTGTTGATGAAGCGCACGGCCCACATTTACCATTTTCAAACACGTTACCTATCGAGGCCATTGCAGCAGGTGCAGACTTAGTGGCACAGAGCACGCATAAAACGGTAGGCTCATTAACACAAACATCGTGGCTATTAGGGCAAGGTGAAAGAATTAATAAACGTCGCATTACACAAATGCATCAAATGTTACAAAGTACAAGTCCAAATTATATTTTTTTGGCATCCTTAGATATGGCGCGTCATCAATTGGCTACAGTAGGTGAAGACCTCGTTAGTCGTACCGTGGAATTGAGCTTATATTTACGTAGTGAATTACATAAGATTTCCGGTATTACTACTATGGAATACAGAGACATAGAAGATCGAGTGGTAAACTATGACTGTACCAAGGTACTCATCGATGCTAAAGAACTAGGTCTTACAGGTGTTGCATTTGAACGGATGTTACGGGATCATCGTATTGAGGTAGAGTTAGTACAGGCTCATCATATACTAGTACTCATTACCATTGGTGATATAAAAGAGTCAATAACTGCTCTTATTCAAGCTGTACGGTCTATCAGCGATACGGTGTTAAGTACATCTCATGAATCAAATGATACGAAGGATGAGAATTTGCAAAACCTTAGCAAAGATTCAGCTTTATTGCCTGAGCCTATTGTAAGAGTAACGCCTCGTAATGCTATGTATGCCAATCGGGAGCAAGTACGGTTACAAGACGCACTTCATCGTATAGCAGGAGAGACAATTGCTTATTATCCTCCAGGGATTCCTTGTGTAGCAGTAGGTGAAGTGATTAGTGAGTCTGTGTTACAATATATAGAGAATCGTAAGGCTCTAGGTTATGTACCGAATGGGGCTGATGATATGACATTGGAAACAATTTGGGTGTTACAGGAGTAA
- a CDS encoding dTMP kinase, which translates to MGTLIILEGGDGSGKATQTKLLVERLTKEGHAVKSVSFPNYDSGAAMPIKMYLAGEFGKDVHDVNPYVASSMYAIDRFASFRTDWEEFYTNGGIIIADRYTTSNMVHQMVKYDDQKERTAFLDWLEDFEFNKFGLPTPDAVCLLDMPLEVSEALMAERTGKTGGNTGDIHEGNHQYLVAVHDAYEELVERYQWHRIPCAIKDGAGQYVLRTIEDIHNDVYQAVVNLLP; encoded by the coding sequence ATGGGGACTTTAATCATACTAGAAGGTGGAGATGGCAGCGGTAAGGCTACGCAAACTAAACTATTAGTAGAGCGATTAACCAAGGAAGGTCATGCAGTTAAATCTGTAAGCTTTCCGAATTATGATAGCGGTGCTGCTATGCCTATAAAAATGTATCTAGCTGGAGAATTTGGCAAAGATGTGCATGATGTAAATCCTTATGTGGCAAGCTCCATGTACGCTATCGATCGCTTTGCTTCCTTTAGAACTGATTGGGAAGAGTTCTATACAAATGGGGGCATCATCATTGCAGATCGTTATACGACATCTAATATGGTGCACCAAATGGTAAAATACGACGATCAGAAGGAACGTACTGCATTTTTAGATTGGCTTGAAGACTTTGAGTTTAATAAATTTGGCTTGCCTACACCTGATGCAGTATGTCTCTTAGATATGCCTCTTGAAGTGAGTGAAGCCCTTATGGCAGAGCGCACTGGTAAAACGGGAGGTAATACAGGGGATATTCATGAAGGAAATCATCAGTATTTAGTAGCTGTTCACGATGCTTATGAAGAGCTAGTAGAACGCTATCAATGGCACCGTATTCCTTGTGCTATTAAAGATGGTGCTGGTCAATATGTGTTACGTACCATTGAAGACATTCATAACGATGTATATCAAGCAGTAGTAAATCTACTACCTTAG